The genomic DNA GTAATCAAGATAAAGGATTGGAATATAAAAACAGCTGCCTTATTTGTTGGAAGAATTCTATTAAGTATTGTCTATTTTATAAATGGAATGGTGTTAGGTAGAACCTTCCCTATGAAACAAAATGGGATTTCTTTATAAAGTCTTTGCAACATGAGAAAACTGATGCGCTTATAGAAGTATTACTTTTTAGTATGATCGTCATTTTTGACTTACTAATTACATTTCATTATATAAATAAAAAGAAATAGGGTGTTTCCCTATTTCTTTTCTTGAGGCTTTGTTTTTATTTCAAAAAAGAAATCATAATTTTCTCTAGTTCAGCCTTATTTAACACATCATCAATAATTACAACTTGATAAGAACTGTCCTTTCCTTTTGCAGGAACAATCATTTTCATGCCCTTTATATTACTTCCAGTCATTTTACCAAAGGTGAATTGTGCTCCTTCCAGTTCATAATTTTCTATCTTGTCATTGTCATTAATCCATTGATAAAATGGATCTCTTACTCTTTCTAAAATGGAAGATTGATAAATTGTATAACCAAACTCCCCAGCTCTATATTCTGAGCTCATGATAGGATCCAGCTTTTTTGTTGTAACGACTGGTTCAACTTTTTCCCTCTTCAGTTCATAACCTTTTGCTACATAATTAGGTTTCTTAATTGGAAAATCAAATGGACGAGATGTGAAATGCGAATAAATTTTCCCCCATAATGGTTCAATAGCTTTACTATTCTCCTCTATTTTTTTTTGATCGTCTCGTTCTAAATATTCAGGTTTCCCTACTGACCTTATCTTCTTGTCTATAATATATCCCTCTGTTTGCAATTTGATGAATTTATCAAATTCTTCTTTTGTTAACAGACTCTGTGCCACTTCCATTTCTTCAAGTAAATATTCATATCGCCCTTCTGAAACATGAAATTCTGCAAATGCTTGTTCTTTTGTACCAATCATCTTCTCTACAATTTGCTGAATAGGAACTTCAGTTTGTGCTTTTGCTGTTTTAAAATTATTTTTCACTTCTGTTGTTTCTTTCTGCTGGTTAGTTGGTATATCAGCATGTGCATTTAATAAAGATACAGATGATACAGCAAGAATAGCAACAACTCCAAATGCAGACCAACGATACGAGTTCTTTTTAAATTTTTTAATCATAAGAATTCTCCTTTTTAATGTTCTTTTATTTCTACTTAAGTTCGCTAAGCTTGGTACTTGATAATAACTTGAGTAGTGTTCTAAAAGGGTAATAATAGTATGACCATATGCAAGTTTTTCCTCTGAATCTATATATGTAAGAGCTAATGCATCACACGCCAGTTCCTGATCTTCACGCATGCATGAGTAGGCATACCAAAGAATTGGATTAAACCAATTTAGAATTAGTAACATATGCATAAGCCAATTTACACCAACATCTCTTCGTTTAATATGAGCTAGTTCATGATGAAAGATATATCGTAACTGTTGCTCATCTAATACTTTCATATGTGCACTTGACAATAACAACCTTGGTCTAAGGAATCCGCAAACAGTTGGACTCGCAATTTTCCCAGCTGAGAGAAGTGGAATATCTCGCTTAACGGACATAGATTTCTTACAACTCTCAAAAATTTTACTAATCTTTTCATCTGTAATAACGGGTTGCTTTTTTATATAGAAAAGTAAACGCTTATTCATAATGATGGTGGCAAAACATAGAATGATAACCCCAGCAAGCCAAATATATAAAACGATTGTATAAAATGAAACCGTTTCATCATTTTGCTTTTCATTATTATGCATTTGTTTCTTATCTTTTTTAGCTGTTTGTGTAGAACCATATGTATAGGTCTTTGTACCACCTATAGCTGTCGATTCTTGTATACGACGATCTGCGAAGTCTTGGTGAGAAGTAACTGGAATTCCATTACTGTACGAAAGAATAGAATAGATACTGTAGGAACTATCTGGTGACCATGGCAATAAAAGTCTTACAATTAATATTATCCATAATAGATACTGCCATCGTGGGGGTAACTTATCTCTAAGAAAGATTTTGATACATAAGATTAGACCAACTAATATACTTGCCATAATGGAGGTTTCTACCACCCAATCAAAAAAGCCAGGTAGATAGACGTTTACAAACATATCTATCATTATGATTTATCCTTCCTTTGATTTTCCTCATTCTTCTCATCTAAAATACGTTTGAGTTCGTTAATATCCTCTGAGGACAGCTTTTCTTCTTTTAAGACATTCACAAGTAAAGGTTTAAATGCTGCACCATAGAAACGTTTGAGAAGCGATTTTGTTTCTACATGTAGATAACTATCTTGCGACACTAAAGGATAATAAGCATACATACGCCCTTTATCCTGATGGTAAGAAACCGCTTCTTTTTGGACTAATCGATTAATAAGCGTTCGAATCGTTTTCGGCTTCCAGTCCATCGTTACTTCTAGCGCTTCAATCACTTCATTTGCTGTTTGAGGAGATCTTGACCAAAGAACTTTCATAACTTCTAACTCAGCTTCCGATATTTTAGGTAATTCTTTCATTATTTAAAATCCCACCTTTTATATTACACTTGTAATCTACAACTCAATATTACAAGTGTAATCCTAAAACGTCAACTGTTTTTAGAACAATCAATATAAAGGTAATATTCAGAAATAATACAATAAGCTATTCTTTCTGTAGAATCATAGCAAATATTCCTCTATTCATCCCATATCGATGCGCGAGAAACAACATTAATTATTATTCTCCAAAACAATAACAAAAATGGACTTGTTATCAATTCTTTTTTTGTTAAACTCCTTTAAAAAATCATAACTCAAACAGAATTCGCTATTCTTAGTTACTAAATATTAGTTATGTTCACAATTTCGTAACATGTATAGACAGGTATATATGTTTTAATCAACTTAGCAAATTACAAATAAATTTGCATTTCCTGTGCCCCTTACCTCCCAGTAAGGGGCGTACCCTTTTATAAATATTATTTCAATACAATTTTCCCCACATCATTTTCACAAATGTAAAAATTCTCATATATTAGACTTCATACAACCTTTTCCAATGAACAATATACCGATACACAAATCCCTATTTATATAGGGATTTTTTTGTACGAGTCCCCTCACCATCAATTTAAGAATTAAAAAAGAAGGGGAATAACCCCTCCTTTTACGCTTGCTCCGACTGTCGAAATTATTTAATGTACCCACGATTCAGTTCCGTTAACTTTTCATTGATATTAAAAATTCTTACTCTAATATCTTTAACACCAGCTGCTTCCAGTCTGTTCTTGTGCATTTCAGCGTATTTTTCAGCATCTTGTTTTTCTTCAAATACATAGATGCCTCCAGCTTCTTTTGTTTCTTGATTCTCAGTCCATATTTTCCAATGGAATCCTTCTTCTTCGTTAATACTGTTTGCTAAATCCCAAAATCCTTTTTCCATTTCTTCACCAAAAGGACCTTCAAACGGAAAATCCACTTGTAATAAATATGCCATCTTCACTCACTCCTATTTTTAATATAAAATTCTTGCCATTCTTTTACTAATTATAATTTTTTTGATTCTAATGATGATACTGTTTACATTCGTATTGCTATTATTCCACCACTAATTTGAAAATCCTACTATTTGTAAAATACCCATAAAACGGTAGCAATTTGAACGCAAACAGTTTTAAATTATGTTTAAAAAATGTGATACAAACTTATCCCTAAACTAAGGACAAACAAAACAAGCGCAGGTATTGCTTTCTTAAAGGGATCTCTCGCTAATACAATAAGAGTTAATGCAGCTGCAAGCATCGTACCGCCTAACAACAATCCTGCCAATAAAGCTGCCATTGGAACCCAAATTCCTATTAACATTCCAATTGCTCCTACAATCTCAAAAGCTCCAGTTAAGAAATTAAAAAACGAAGGTAAACCAAATCGCTTAAACTCATCTGCCATTTTCCCAGATATAATTTTCGTTCCTGTCATTAAAAAGAACAGAAACAATACTACTTTTACAATATTGATGAAAATTAAAATAGTCATCACACCTTTCTTATTATTTGATAAAAACTCAGTATTGTTCAGATAAAAGTCACTATCCGAACCCTATTTCCTGAGATTGACCATATGAAATTCGCTTCAATTTACATTACCCTTTTCAATATGAAAGGGATAACAATTGCATGATATAGCATATATAATACAAAAAAATTTGACTGGTACTAGGCAAAAAAGTGATCCTGAATTAAATATTATAAGAAATAAAGCTATCTCCATCAGTCTTCGAAATAAACAAATTATATGCTATAGCATATATAATACATAAAATAAAGTTTGTTCCTTATGAATAGAATCAATAAGGAACAAGTATTAATAGCGTGTATCATACAATTTGTTTAATAATGATTGTAATACTTTAATCTCTTCTTCGCTCAAATTACTCGTAACGAAATGGTGAGCGTCTGTCACTACAGGCAAGATTGTTTTCTTTAATTCGTCACCTTTTTCAGTTAAAAACAGGTTGTGTGAACGTCTATCTTGGTTATTCAAAGCCTTCTTTACAATTCCTTTTCTCTCCATTGACTGTATCATTCTTACGACAGTAGTTTGATCTTTATCAATAGCTTCTGCTAACTCTTTTTGAGTAGTAGCCCTGTGGCTACAAAGAACACTAATAATCCCCCACTGCTCTGGCGTAACTCCATAAGGCTTTAATTTCTTCGTAAAATAATTAGTCATTTTCACATCAGTACGATGAACAAGATAGCCTATTAAATCATGTAAGTTCATGTATCACCTCTATAAATTAGGATATAAAAGGATATAGCATACCAGTCAATTATTCACAGTAAATGTATTTGTTTCACTAATTATATGCTATGACATACATATTAAATTAGGTCATTTTAATTGTCAAATGAATTACCTATTATTTTTCTACAGTATCAGTCCAGCTTATTTAAAAATAAGAAAATCCCGTATTCAATAAAAATACGGGATTTTTATCAATAAGTTTATTTTTTAAATTAACACTTACTCGAAAGCAATTCATTCGTTACATATTACATATCTAATTAAGAAAAATTCAGATACCAGCCCAAACATCTTTTCCATATCGCCCTTCATCTTGCACACGATCCAACCAATTCCTTGCTTCTTGTTCACTGACTTCATGAATTTCTTGATATGCTTGACACAGGGTATCTTCTACATCAGGAGCCATTTTACTTCCATCCCCACATATATAAAGGTGAGCTCCATTATCTAATAATGAAATTAAATTGATTCTATCTTGTTTTATTAAATGCTGTACATATGTTTTTGGATATCCTTCTAGGCGAGAAAAAGCTGTGTGTAAAGAGATTAATCCATCTCTTTCATCATTTTCTAGTTCTGTACGATAGAGATAATCCTTTTCAGGATGACGACAACCAAAGTATAGATGTGCTTGTCCTAAGTTAATACCTTTTTGCTTTTGAACACGACGCGCTTGCAAGAATCCACGGAATGGTGCAATTCCAGTACCTGGTCCAACCATGATAATTGGTGTTTCTGGATTTTCAGGTAATTGAAAGTTTGATTGTGGCGTTCGAATGAAACAGATAATCTCATCTTTATTATGACGCTGAGCTAAATAATTAGAAGCGACTCCTTCATATGTCCCTTCCCCACTCCATGCAGGCGCATTAACAACACCAACCGTAATGCTCAGACGATCCTGTGCAACGAGTGGAGAACTTGAAATAGAATAGTAACGCGGTTTGAGCGCAGGAAGAAGTTCTAAAAAACGTTCAAATCGGATTTCACAAGCCTCATACTTTTCAAGAAGATCCAACATTGAAATACGTTTCTTTAATATTTGTTCATGATAAACTCCGTCTTCCAATAATGATTCCAATTCCTTTTTATGAGGAGGGCATGCTGTGAATGTCACCACTTCTCGTATTTGTGCTCGAGTAGCTGCTTCTTGAACTTCGACACTATAACTAAGAAGGTCAAATAAACTAACAGGACTGTCTAAAGGTATGTGATTTACACTGCGCCCACTTGCGCTCAGTATGACTTGATCCTTCCCGTTTAATCCAAAGCGTTTTAAAACTCGGTTGACATTTTTCTGACTATTAATTGGCAGCACCCCAAGGTGGTCTCCTTCTTGATACGTAGCGCCTTCTGGCAAGGATATCTCGATATGTCGAGTGCTTCTATCACTGCTGGATGATTGGAGTTCACGATTTTCTAATACAGACGCATAAACTGCTTCATATGTTCGCGCAAGAGGAGATCCTCCAAGACGACTGACAAATTGTAAACTTAATGTACTGCGTTCTTTCTCCATGTTTTTGTTAAGTTCCAATCCAAATGCCTTCATCGCATCAGACCACATGCTTTGTTTCCATTGCTCGAGTTGTTCCTCGAAATCACCACTTGCATCCGCTTCTCCACGTGTAGAAAATCTTGTTGCTCCTTTTTGCGCCATTTGCTCATCAATGTATCTTGGAATTCGCTGATAAGTACTAGCCCAATTATGATCTCCACAACCAAAAACTGCGTATTGAACACCTTTTAGCTCGTCCGGTTTTAATTCCTTCAACCATTGCACAAACTGTCCTGCATTACTTGGCGGCTTTCCATTATAAGAAGAAGTTACAATAAGAACCGCTCCTTCTTTTGGCAGACTTCCAATTCGATCGTTAAGAGCTGCCACTTCCGTTTGAACACCTTCTAAACTAGCTGTATCTGCTAGTTCTCTTGCAATACCTTCTGCTACCCCTGTATCCGAACCATACAGAACAAGCAGCGAAAGATTATCGGCTCCAATAATAGAAGGAGTCTTCTGAACTTGCTGCTTAATTTCATGGTTTTTCAGTTTCTCCTCTGTAGGTGCAAGAACAGTAGTATGGCTAATAGTTTGATTTCGGGGTAGAATCCTAATTTTAAAATCACCAGGCTTTAGCGTTAATGTTTGTTTTACGTTCAGCTGATAGTCTTGATAATCGATGAATTCAAAATGTTGAAGCAGCATTCCCATTACGAGTGTTGCTTCATGAAGTGCAAACTGCATACCGATACATGCTCTCTGACCATTTCCAAATGGCTTATAAGCATGATGTGGGATCTTATCCAGCTCTTCAAATCGTTCAGGTTGGAATTCTTCCACATTGTCTCCCCACGCATCTTTATCCCTATGTAGCTGTGGAATAAGAACAGAAATGCGATCTTCTCCTTTCTTAATTGGATATTTCCCACCAATCACTGTATCTTCTTTTGCATAGAGACTGAATGCTGGAGCAGTAGGCCATAGACGTAGCGATTCATTTAAAATCATCCGTATATACTTAAGTTTCATAACTTGTTGGTATGTTGGAGTAGGATCTGTCAATACCCGATCTACTTCTTCATAGGCTTTTTTCAACTTATCCGGATTTTTTAATAAAAAATAGATTGCAAAAGATAACAAGCCACTTGTTGTTTCATGTCCAGCTATTAAAAAGGTAATAATTTGGAAACGAATATTTTCATCATCTAATTTTTCACCAGTTTCCGGATCCTGCACATTTAACATACGGGAAAGTAAATCATTTTCTTCCTGATTTCCATTACTTTTACGTTCAGCAATAATATTATCTACTAAAGAAAACATGGATTGAATATCATGCTGAAATTGACGTTTCGTTCTCCACATGAGTTTGTCTTCTATATCCAATCGCTGTAATTGGTGCATCGCCTCGTCTAGAGCACGGGTCATGCTAGTGATAAAAGGATGAGAGGTCTCACGATAAAAGCTATTAAATCGGTAATTAAAACCACATAGACCAATTGTATCTAATGTAAGGCGAGTCATATCCTCTGGAACATCCACGTTTTCATTTGGATTAAGTCTTGCCCATTTCTGAACGAGTTGTACGGCAATATCGACCATCATGGCATGGTAATCTTTCATTGCCCGTTGGCTGAATGTAGGCATCAAAATATTATGAGCTTTTTTCCAGTTAGGCTCGTGAGTCTCGCTTGTAAATAATCCGTCTCCAGCAAAGGCACGAACCTTTGCTAAAGCACCCTCTATACTTTTATCGAACCGTGTTTCATCACAGACTTCTGCTACCAGTTCATGTCCAGAAACGACAATGATGGTATCACTTAAAGTTTGAATTTGAAAAATGGGACCATACTCTTCCGCTATCTTGATAAAGGATAAGGTCGGTTTATCTTTATCGATTAATGGGAGATTACCCAGCGGTCCATATGTTTTCGGTTGAGGAATGGCAGATACTTTTTTATCCATTAAAAACACCCTTTCAAAAAAGCATGAAATAAAATATCCCATTCAATAAAAAGAAGATAGCAATGAATCGCCTGGGATAAAGATATGTAATTGATTACCTTATTTTATCTTTTCCCTAACTATTCATGATTATGATATTGCTTATAAGGTTGGTAATTAGATTTATAACTTGTAGAAAAAATACTAAATTAAAATGAAGCGTATTATTATAATGTCTATCAGAAATTGAAAGCTAAAGATTGTAGCATTGGGAAATCCAGTAGTTTCTAATGTCTATGCCAACAAATACGATAAGCAAGTATACTGTGTTACGAATGAAAAAGGATCTGATATGAGTATCAGATCCTTTTTACTATATATAATTATTTCACTGTTTCTTTCAGTTCTTTTGCCGTTTTAAATACCAGCTTCTTAGCAATAGAAATTTGCATTTCTTCATAGTCTAACTAATCAGCAAAAAACTTGTAGGAATCATCATCTAGAGTTTTATTTTACTCTACCGATTTAACTTCTCGACTGCTTCCGGGCTTGTATCTACACGTTTAACGAAAAAAACTAATAGTAGTGCAACAACATTCATCCCAAGCGCTACATAGAATGAATATTGAATTCCGGATAATAAAGCCTTCTGAGTTACTATTGCCTTCGTAGCTTCTGTGAAGGTTGTTGGATCTAATTCAGACATTAGACTTTCAGCTTTTGTTTTTGTTACAGTATTCATAATCGTAACAAGAATAGCAGTACCAATCGAACCGGACACTTGTTGAGCTGTATTATTAACAGCCGTACCGTGCGGATTTAAGCGAGTCGGCAATTGATTAAGGCCATTTGTCATAAGTGGCATCATCACCATTGCCATCCCAAACATCCGCAAAGTGTAAATAAGAATAATATGTGTGTGACTAGAGTCGAGTTGCAGGTTTGCCAGCATATAAGTTGAAACAGCTGTAATGGAAAGTCCTACTATGCCAAGAATTCTAGGGCCATATTTATCAAATAATTTACCTGTAATTGGTGACATAACCCCCATTATTACCGCACCTGGAAGCATCATCAGCCCAGAGCTCAGCGGCGAAATACCGCGGACATTTTGTACATAAGCTGGTGTTAAAATCATCCCCGAAAACATAGCCACCGCATTGACAATTGCAATTACAGACGCAAGTGCAAACATTGGGTACTTGTAAACACGTAAATCTAATAAAGGCTCATTCATTTTTAATTGACGGATAATGAAAGCAATTAGGGAAATAGCGCCTATGATTAAGGTTGTTAAGACAACTTTATTCGTCCAACCATCGGAGCTTGCAGAACTGAATCCATATAACAAACCGCCAAAACCGACAGAAGATAATAGTAATGAGAGATAATCAAGCTTTGCATTTTTGTTTTGTCTCATGACATTCTCCGATTTCCAAATCCCTAACAGTAAGCTAATGATTGCTAGCGGTAAAATCATTTCAAACAGCAAACGCCAGTCATAGTACTCTACAATATAACCTGATAGTGTCGGTCCAATTGCTGGAGCTGTAATCATAACTAATCCAAAAATCCCCATTGCTGTTCCCCTTTTTTCTCTTGGAAAGCTTACTAGCATAATATTCATTAACAAAGGTCCCATGACTGAAGAACCTGCTGCTTGAACCATCCGACCAGTAAGTAATAAACCGAAGTTCGGCGCTACAGCCGCTAAGGCTGTACCAAGAATAAAAATCACCATAGATGTAATAAATAAGCTCCTATTAGAGAAACGGGTTATTAAAAATGCTGATGCCGGAATTAATATACCACTTACAAGCATATACCCTGTAGAGAGCCACTGGATCGTTGAATAATCTTTAATGTCTAAATCCTTCATTATTGATGGCAAGGCTACATTTAAAAGGGAGTTATTTAGAAATGAAACAAATGCCCCAATAAAAAGGATTACAAGCATTAAATATGGTGGTTTTCTTTTATGTAATGTTTCATTCATATATTTATTTGCCCCTTCATTATAAATTCCATTGATTCGTTTAAATCGTTTGCATATTTGCACAAAAATACATTATCCTTGCAGTATTTTGCCAAACTCTTCGAATGGATATTCTCTTTTTAGCAATTCTACTTGCTCAACATAACACTTTAAAATCTTTTTATTGATTAAACCTTTATAAACACGTTTGTTAATCTAAATTAAATTAGGGTGAAATAAATAAAAGGAGCAACTGAACATACCCTTCTAAAATAAAGTGAAACTTTAATCCGTGGAGCTTTTACAGGCAGCCCACAAAAAATAGCGGGATAAATCAAGAAGACCACACACCCATTCCTTTAAATACAGGCTTGTAAATCTAGTTATGTAACCATCCATAACAAGGAATATTACATAGGCTAAGTCTAACATTACATTTTTAAAGTGAGGGGAATAAGCTTATGTACCAATATTGGCATTTGAATTCAAAGGGAAACGGGGAACAATATAATAACCAAATTTCAATGTCATCATTATATTCACAGCCCCAAATAACTAAAGCTGAGGGAATGAATGGTTTGAATATTTCTGAGAATTGGAGTTGTCGAGTCTATCCATTTGGTTGGAATTCACCAGCCAATTATACGGGTTTTAATCCCCAACCCTTCTCTTTGGGACAGCCAATCCATTATGCAGGGATGATGCCCCAAGGATATCCTGCTAATTGGACTCCATTACCAAGCCATGCAGGTTTTCATTTTCAAAAACCTCCCTTCCCCTGGGCCCAACCATTCAATCATGCAGGGATGTTCGCACAAGGTCATCTTGCCGCTTTACTATCGCCGCCAGCTAAAGCTTTTAAATTTAGTACCAATAACTGGGGTGCTTTCGGAAACTCTCCAGGATGGGGAGGACAGGTAAATCCCATGGGATGGGGGAATAACGGAGGGATCGGTCAGCCAGGAATGCTTGGAAACTTACTTGCAGTAGGAAAAAGCAGCATGAATGGAATAGGAATGATTAGTAGTCTAATCGGTATGGGGAAGTTCTTCTTTTAGTTAATTAGAACGGGAGGATAGATCCGTAGCCCAAACTTAAAAACAATTTCCTTTTTCATTGATTTACTCTTCTCAAACACGGCCCCAATACTCCCTCCAAGTTCGTTTCCTCGTCTTTCAAATTATAAAAACATCAAGAAAAGACATTCCAAATATGGAACGTCTTCTTTCACTTTATAAAACCATTCAACAATCTAAAATATTCTAACCGACATACTCACTCATTTAACTAAAAAAATCGGTTAATTACATAATGCTCTTCTAACTTTCCTTGCGAAATTTAGTGGATCATCAACGTCTTCAATATTAACGTAAATCAAATTTGGTTCATCACATAACCACTCATTGTGTATAGACGAAACGATTATTCCTTGTTTAATAATTGTAGCAACAAATCCATTGACTTCTTTTTGCAATAGCGCTACCCGGCCTAGACATAATGCTCGTCCAGTTTTATTATCTCGTGATTCGAATGAGAAGGAAGTTGTTACTCTGAAACGTTTTCCTAAGATTGTCGCTTGTATTCCATCTCGATTTATTGTTGCCACGCATTTCCCACCGGCGAATCCTTCTTGGCCACCGATAATTCTTGCAAACTGTTGACAAATTAATTCATCATTAAACGCCATACCTTGAATCATCCCCCTTTTACTGTTAGGTTATGAATGAATACTTAGGTCTGAAACGGTAATGAATCTATTCTATTTATAATAACTTAAGAGTTGTGGAAGAAATTCTTCTTTAACTAACGAGTTAATAGAAGTATGGATATTTGCCACTATTGAGGACTCATCCCATCGTTATCAAGCTAAGAAAGGCACCTACCCCCAAAAACAAAAATTATATGCATCATTGACTATTGTTAATAGGACGTTATGTCATACAATGGAGTTAATATTAGAAAACTGTGAGGATGATTACGTTGATAAAATTTGCAATTAGTTATGCTGCAAGTCTGTTTGCTTTTATTTTTGGATGGTTCTTGATTTCATATATTTCTCATCCTAGCTTTATTCACCCGAACGTTGTATTAGGATTCATTAAAACGATCATCACTTATGGTAGTATTCCAGCTCTTGTAGCTTGTCTAATTGGGGAAGTGTTATACAGGAAAATCAAACGATGTAGAGAATTTCAATTCGGAATTCCTGTATTTATAGGACAAGCAGTTATCTATACACTTATACCATTTCTTTTTCTTTTTCCTTTTAATTTTTCCCATTTCTTTGATTTCGTTGTACCTGTTATTATGGGGGCCTTATCTTTTTATTTAGTACGTAGAAAAATATAATTAACTTCAAGAGTGTGACAGAAAGAAGCCGGAGTGAGTAAAACCACACTGTATAACCATACAGAGCTCAAAGAACGCATCAATTCTTGCGAAACCAACATCTCTAGCAAGATCCCGTAAGGTATTTGGAGATAAAAAACTTTGAATCTCTTGAGCAAATAGTTGTAATTCATCAGATACAGAAATAGGCATACAAAAACGCTATCCTTTCCTATGATTCTACAAAAAGAATAGCGTATTTTTTTCAATTTAGGGGGGGTTTGTTGAATTAGCTTGATAGCGATTGGTGGTATCCCTTATAGGATAATAGAAGTTTGCATTTTTAATTTTTTCACACTCTATTAACAAGGCAGTTATAGCATCCTGGTTTAGCGTTAAGAATGTGAATATATTCTACTTCTTTATTATCAAAAATTTCATCTATATTTTCTCTTAAATTTACACCTTCTGTAACCCTTGCTTCTACAATCATTGAATCAGTATTTTAGCCGCGTACAGATAGATACCTATGATGTAACATATGCGGAATTTCATTTACATCTAGCTTAGCAGTAGTTGCTCCCTTTCGCATAAATATAGGACCACTTGCTTTATAAGGCGAATTAACACTATGATATTGGTAATTCAGTAATATTACCTCTTCTCCTACCTCTGCATCCTTCAAACTTATCCTGCAAGGATATCCAGGATTTTTATTTGCTATTATTTTGACTGCCCCGATACTTTTTAATACTTCTTCATTCATTAG from Bacillus basilensis includes the following:
- a CDS encoding M56 family metallopeptidase; the encoded protein is MIDMFVNVYLPGFFDWVVETSIMASILVGLILCIKIFLRDKLPPRWQYLLWIILIVRLLLPWSPDSSYSIYSILSYSNGIPVTSHQDFADRRIQESTAIGGTKTYTYGSTQTAKKDKKQMHNNEKQNDETVSFYTIVLYIWLAGVIILCFATIIMNKRLLFYIKKQPVITDEKISKIFESCKKSMSVKRDIPLLSAGKIASPTVCGFLRPRLLLSSAHMKVLDEQQLRYIFHHELAHIKRRDVGVNWLMHMLLILNWFNPILWYAYSCMREDQELACDALALTYIDSEEKLAYGHTIITLLEHYSSYYQVPSLANLSRNKRTLKRRILMIKKFKKNSYRWSAFGVVAILAVSSVSLLNAHADIPTNQQKETTEVKNNFKTAKAQTEVPIQQIVEKMIGTKEQAFAEFHVSEGRYEYLLEEMEVAQSLLTKEEFDKFIKLQTEGYIIDKKIRSVGKPEYLERDDQKKIEENSKAIEPLWGKIYSHFTSRPFDFPIKKPNYVAKGYELKREKVEPVVTTKKLDPIMSSEYRAGEFGYTIYQSSILERVRDPFYQWINDNDKIENYELEGAQFTFGKMTGSNIKGMKMIVPAKGKDSSYQVVIIDDVLNKAELEKIMISFLK
- a CDS encoding BlaI/MecI/CopY family transcriptional regulator, with the protein product MMKELPKISEAELEVMKVLWSRSPQTANEVIEALEVTMDWKPKTIRTLINRLVQKEAVSYHQDKGRMYAYYPLVSQDSYLHVETKSLLKRFYGAAFKPLLVNVLKEEKLSSEDINELKRILDEKNEENQRKDKS
- a CDS encoding monooxygenase, which gives rise to MAYLLQVDFPFEGPFGEEMEKGFWDLANSINEEEGFHWKIWTENQETKEAGGIYVFEEKQDAEKYAEMHKNRLEAAGVKDIRVRIFNINEKLTELNRGYIK
- a CDS encoding DoxX family protein, which produces MTILIFINIVKVVLFLFFLMTGTKIISGKMADEFKRFGLPSFFNFLTGAFEIVGAIGMLIGIWVPMAALLAGLLLGGTMLAAALTLIVLARDPFKKAIPALVLFVLSLGISLYHIF
- a CDS encoding MarR family winged helix-turn-helix transcriptional regulator, giving the protein MNLHDLIGYLVHRTDVKMTNYFTKKLKPYGVTPEQWGIISVLCSHRATTQKELAEAIDKDQTTVVRMIQSMERKGIVKKALNNQDRRSHNLFLTEKGDELKKTILPVVTDAHHFVTSNLSEEEIKVLQSLLNKLYDTRY
- the cypD gene encoding bifunctional P-450/NADPH--P450 reductase — protein: MDKKVSAIPQPKTYGPLGNLPLIDKDKPTLSFIKIAEEYGPIFQIQTLSDTIIVVSGHELVAEVCDETRFDKSIEGALAKVRAFAGDGLFTSETHEPNWKKAHNILMPTFSQRAMKDYHAMMVDIAVQLVQKWARLNPNENVDVPEDMTRLTLDTIGLCGFNYRFNSFYRETSHPFITSMTRALDEAMHQLQRLDIEDKLMWRTKRQFQHDIQSMFSLVDNIIAERKSNGNQEENDLLSRMLNVQDPETGEKLDDENIRFQIITFLIAGHETTSGLLSFAIYFLLKNPDKLKKAYEEVDRVLTDPTPTYQQVMKLKYIRMILNESLRLWPTAPAFSLYAKEDTVIGGKYPIKKGEDRISVLIPQLHRDKDAWGDNVEEFQPERFEELDKIPHHAYKPFGNGQRACIGMQFALHEATLVMGMLLQHFEFIDYQDYQLNVKQTLTLKPGDFKIRILPRNQTISHTTVLAPTEEKLKNHEIKQQVQKTPSIIGADNLSLLVLYGSDTGVAEGIARELADTASLEGVQTEVAALNDRIGSLPKEGAVLIVTSSYNGKPPSNAGQFVQWLKELKPDELKGVQYAVFGCGDHNWASTYQRIPRYIDEQMAQKGATRFSTRGEADASGDFEEQLEQWKQSMWSDAMKAFGLELNKNMEKERSTLSLQFVSRLGGSPLARTYEAVYASVLENRELQSSSSDRSTRHIEISLPEGATYQEGDHLGVLPINSQKNVNRVLKRFGLNGKDQVILSASGRSVNHIPLDSPVSLFDLLSYSVEVQEAATRAQIREVVTFTACPPHKKELESLLEDGVYHEQILKKRISMLDLLEKYEACEIRFERFLELLPALKPRYYSISSSPLVAQDRLSITVGVVNAPAWSGEGTYEGVASNYLAQRHNKDEIICFIRTPQSNFQLPENPETPIIMVGPGTGIAPFRGFLQARRVQKQKGINLGQAHLYFGCRHPEKDYLYRTELENDERDGLISLHTAFSRLEGYPKTYVQHLIKQDRINLISLLDNGAHLYICGDGSKMAPDVEDTLCQAYQEIHEVSEQEARNWLDRVQDEGRYGKDVWAGI